TTTCAAAGCTTTCCAGTCAGTTGTACGGTCTGTAGGAAGTCCTGAAAGGCTCTgcacaacatttttaaaaccagttgttTTATGAGCCGTCCTGTGTATAAGAAAGCTTAACTCCTCTTGGGAGACTGGTGGGAATATGTCCTTGTTGGCGAGGTCAGACACGCTGGTAGAGACAGTAAGGCAGGGAAGTAGGGGGGTGGAGTGGTTGTGACATTTGTGACTGCCTGGCAACCAGTGGAAACTTTGGCCTTtttccactgtttggtttcaaaCAGAAATTCCCTTGAGAAAGGTATGGAACAATCCCAAAACATTAAGAAACTGGCTGTTAAGAACAAAAGAGCGAAAGTAGAGATTAAAACGATAAAGAACCCACTTCACGTCATGCTTAGTTCcgctcctcctgagcagctcgGAGCGCTACAGAGCAGGTGTCATCAGTGATCCGAGTGAGTGGAGCAATTCTCACTGTGAGCCGCTccgttacttaacgcacccagtaTGTCACAAATGATCTGTTATCAGAGCAAGAGAACCAGTGGGATGGCTTTCCTTTGGTGTAGCTATGCAAACAAGGCTGTTTGGATGTACTGCCATCACCGAGCCAGTGATTCAATCCAGACTGCAAACTGGTATGTGTGCATTTAAAGCTGCCTCTCTTTTGACCCCAAGCCCCATTTGCATTTGTTTGTGCTTATTCCGATGAGGCTTGGTGCCGATGTCTTCTCTATATTCCCTATCCCACATTCCCTGCAGTCCTGCCTTCAGTCTGCCCTGCAGGGTCCTCCTTCTTCTCCATACTGTTTCCTCGTCTTCTTTTCTGCCCCCAAAGGTGTCCACTGGCTACTGTGCTGAATTGTTTGGTGCTTTTTGTGCTATTGAGTACTTAGGGCTAAAACGAGTCCACCTTGTGACTGAAGCCACAGAGACGAAAGACTAGTGCATCAAGCCACAtagatttgttttctgtttcaatatACTATCActgcaaaaaaatgtattgcatataTCCTCTCGGAGACGAGACAGAAGTAGGCTGAAGATCAGTTGTGTAAAGAATGGGAGTGGCACCGTGGGAGCAGCAGATTCATGTCAAATAAAATCCTTGACATTTAAGTGCAATCCAAACACTTGGTGAGCAGCCCCTAGCTTGTGAAAGCACCGGCTTTAGATAGTAATGAGAGCTGTGGTACCCTTAACGAAATCTGGAGATCCTTCACcctgttattttaatgcattGCTGAATCAGCCCCTCTTAACATTTCTACCTGATGTATGTACTCAGATAAGCTTTCCTCATGCTGGTGGTCTCCACACTGCAAAGTCTTCTTCGCATGTTATTCGTCGCTAGCTGTTTGTTATCTTCCCACGCTCCACGTTTATCTGCTGTGTAGTCTGAGCTACTCCTTGAGCCACTTTCAGATATAAAGGGTTGTGCCAGCCACCTAATCCGACTGGAATTTACCAGGCTGCCCTGGAAAAGGTCAGGGAAAGAGGGAGATAGCAGCCAGACAGTGACTACAAGCCACCCTTTAATGAAAGGGAACATTTGAAATGCTTTCAATTGAATTCTAGTCATTCCCAGAATGATTTAAGATGTATGCAACCTTTCTGCTCGTTGGAAATCCTGTAAgagttgaacaaaaaaaaatgcttttcagcAACGGGGTTACCATAGAACTGCTTCAAGTCAAAGTATACATTTCTGTGCCCTTTTAAATgtcctctttttttaaatacagcttacCAGTATTATACACTACACTCGTAATCTGGGTCTTATTACAAGCCTCTTTCATTTGAACTATATTTCAATCAACCCTctgtaaaatacaaatatgaTTCCCTTGAAATAAATCCCTTTTCCTTACCTTCacccatttttaaaaagcatgcttTTTCATCATATTGATCAACATAGAAAAAGTGACTCAAAGATAATTCTTTTGAAAAAATAGAGTTAATAAGAGTGTGTAGCCCGTGTATTGAGAGGGACAACAGATTTTCTCTcgcacccctaaccctaaccctaaccctaactactGACAACCTGCTAATGATCACTTCTATAAATGTTACTGAGTGATACTATTGGATAAATCTTAATAACGTGAAAGCATGAGGGAGCACTGGCAAGCATGGAGAATAACATGCAAGCATTAGAGATCATGGCTAATCTCAGCCAATCCCAGTGTGCATCGTGCAGCACTCTatgtgtgtgggtacagctgcaACATTTCCATTCAGGTTCACCATGAAAAACTGTGTAATAAGAACGAGGATTACTCATGGGTCAAGGAAGCCAAGTATGGGCAATAAGCACACAAGTGCAGTGAAATATAGTGGAAAGTGGCAGCTTTTTATGGAAGCTCTGGGAAGAGGAAATGTGCACTACCTTCGTGCCAATTAGCCCTCGAGTTTATAGAGGTCATATGTATTTcctttctattttattatttataatgctGCCGTGGGAGTTTGCAGAGGAAAAAAACATTGCATAAGAGGAAATAAGtccataaaaatatatacaataaagaaaagctttttaacctaaaaaggggggggggggggggggtggcttgttaaataaaatatgtgtgaACCTGGCTGATTTCAAGGGATCCATTCCAATTCTAACTCCTATCAAAATGTTTTATGCTTTAGTGCCACTAGAGGGCGTGTATCACAATGGGCTTCCAGTAAAAGAAAGTGGTTatcatttactgttgtttttgttttttttcttgttacagaCTTCTTCTAGAGCAAACGGTACTTCTGAAGGTAAGTTCATTTCAAATATATGACACACGTTCATTGTATTATGTGTGATAAGAGTGCTGATCTGTATCTATTTACAGTGGGTCAATGTTCCAAACAAAGCAGGGTATCAGAAGGCCTTGTTTGAGAATGTTTAAGCTTGTCCACATTGGTCTTTCAGTGGTGCGCATGATAGACATGCTTCTTGAAACAGCGTTGCACAATATAATGATAGGCAGGATCAGTTACACTATGAAAAATGTGGAGCAATTTGGCcaaagcacatactgtacattttcactCCCACAGCAAGAAACCAAAAGGTGTAGCATACAGTGcttgtattgaaagaaatgtacaGTCACTTTATCCCAAGAGAACTTCATTTAATTCTGCCTACATATAAACCCACCATGAAAAAAACCagaagtttactgtggtaaagcAAAAGCGAATcaaaacattgtaaaataataatagttaacaATGGGAAATCCATGCAAAACTGTAAAATGGCCTTGCAAATGTACTGTGATCATTTTTATAAGGGGAAATAGTACTTCATTGTTAATGGTACTTTAGATTAAGAATAGAGCCATttccattattctttttttttttaagtactaatGAAATGCTGTATTCATATTTTAATGACAGGCATGCCAGCACACTATTAGAATGCTGTTGCATGCCAGTCAGTAAaagtaatactaataaaaaaaataagtgtttgaAGTGTCAAAGCTGGAGGTCAGGATTTATTAGATTCTGGGTCTCAAGCCGAGTGTATGAAATGAagaatgtaaatactgtacagtgaagcttaatgtaaaaaaaaacaaaaaaacacagctctGGCAGACTGCTTTGACATGCAAAGATTTTACTAATAAGCAAAACAGACGCTGTTTGCTTAGACATTAAAAACGTCCTTCCTGGCCTGACCGCTGCTGTCTAAAACTCTCTCTATACGTCTTTTGTACTTCATCCAGCGTGGCGTCACGAGGATTTAAGGCTTAGGGGGGTCACTGCCTCCAGGATATTGAGCTCCATTCTCTCACCTAGTTGTCTGGATTGGAAACCACTAACAAAGTTTCACCTTCATCGCACTCCCACTAGCCTCACTGTTGTCCAGTTCTGTATACGCAAACCTAGTAGATTATCACTCCATCCCGCCGCAGTGTTTTCAAACTCATTGTGAAACTGCAATTCCAGGGGGACTGCTGGCTTAACCTCTTTGGGTTATGCTGATGTTTTCAAAACAGTTATTACAGGGTCACATTGATATTATCAGTAATACTTCCATGCATAACAGAAAACAGGAAATGCTCCAGTTGCCTAAATAGGTTTATTCTGCAAAACAGGATATACATCAGTGCATGGATCTGACCTTAAACCCCTTCagaccttaaaaaaaaatgtgttgcataAGCTATTTTGCGCAGTTGGGTTGGTGTAGAAGTGATACAGTAAATCCTGggacccttatacaagtttaccgtGGTTTTGTTGCGTTTGATTTTTCCAGTTTCCCCCCATACTTTCCCCATGGTTACACtctgcatttcccatagtttaccctggtttgccatgtttatgaaTGTGATTTACCATGCCTCACTATTCTTTccaatgcttacctatgatttaccatgctttcactgaagGACAGTACAAGCCTGAGGTCCCACACAGTCACAGATGCTGTTTGCAGTCCATACCCAGCTCAGTCATGGGCAGAGATCACACAGTAACATGCATTCTTATTTCTTGTAAGTTTGTTATTCATTAACTAAAAACATAGGTAAGCCTTGTGAAGAGTAGCGAAGTATGGTAAACCATATTATTAAGGATGGCAtaagggtaaactatggtaaatgcataatataaccatgggaaaggcaTGGTAAAACTTCACAAATACCGTACATAAATAtcgtgggaaacttttataagggcagctAACAGACTAGATATCTGTCGATATGCTTGTGTTTCAATATCTGAAGCGCTGTGGTTTAGGGTGACCGTATGACTCCATGTTCAGCAGGACAGttcagtgcattctggtacctttTACCTGTCTCAGTTACATTTCACAGAAGGACtgcacttaccagaatgcattggggtgtgagtcaGTTAAAAAGCCTGACCTGTGCCAGTGTACCTGGAGTCCTATGGTAACCccgctgctgtgtgtgtgttgcagtgatgCTCTTCGGGGAGGTGTGGGGTCGGAGTTTCTGCCGCACCATTGAGAAGCTGGTGGAGGTGGTGCAGGAGTACCCTGCTGAAGTGGAGCACATCTTCAGCCCTGCCTGCGTGCCGCTGTGGCGCTGTGCCGGGTGCTGCGGGGACGAGAACTTGGAGTGCGTGCCCACAGATACCTACAACGTTACCATGCAAGTAAGACACGCCCGCGCGGCCTGCAACAGCGCGCCACGCTGCTTCTGTTTGGGGTTCCTGAAACTGTTTTTAgagatgtgtttttttctgctcTTCATACTAACCCTAAAACCTCAATGTCAGTATTAAAATCAGGTGGATTTACTTGACATTACAGGATGGGATGCAGTACTGCCGCCGTTTGGATTATAGAAAGCCCATTTAGACACATTGCATCACACTGCAGTTAGCACAGGATCCAAGCAGGTTAGACTCATGAATACATCAATATTTTCAAACTTTCCAAACAATAGCACTTCTATGTGTAGGAAACTTTAATTAAACTTCTGTGGGGGGGGGGTATGGAATCTGCATTAACAAAGTCAGATTCGCTCTGCTCAGTCCTCAACATATTTTCCCAGAATTAAAAAGATGTTTAACATTCCTCTGGAACAAAGACTCTGCAGCTGCTGATAGCAGTATGACATGAGTGGCTCTGGACACGTCACAGTGCAGGGAATCCTATTGCAGAATCCAGTTCTGTTTTAATGATGTAGTAGAGCATGCTGCAGTAAAAGATGGAGTGTTTGTCTTATTTAATAAGAATGTTGTATAAATGAAATGCACACCCCGAACGCTGTGCTAGGGGACAGTGTGTGATCCTGTGGTCTAATCTGGGGTCACGCTAAAGGATCTCCGCTCTCAAGGAAGTGTGTGGTAATACAATGTGTGCGATCCTGGTGGTGAGGGTGCAGAGACTTTACCTAACCTTGAAATGAGGCTTCAGTCAGCCCCATCCATATCACAGGCTCCACTTTGGTAAGGGTTCGAATGGGGTGAAGTCACATGAGCTGAGGAATTCtgatttctctttctttcttatcAGCTCTTGAAAATCAAGCCAGCTGAGCGACGGGAGTATGTTGAAATGACATTTATTGAGCATCAGAGATGTGAATGTAGGTAAGAAACTATTTTTTCCTGTTCCTTtgtggttaataataataataataataataataataataataataataataataataataataatccctgtaGTCTAATAGCCATCTAATATTTTCACTGGtatattttttgttcttgttccCAGACCCAGAAAGGAcacctttaaaaatgaaaggtAAATAGATTTCCTTTCTATTTTTCATACAGGAGTTCTTTATGTTGTGGGTTTATAATGGGATTTTCATATGGGAATTAATAAGGTTAATGTCCTGGCAACTAGGATAAAACATACACAGGTCTAACACATCCTGGGAACCACCGGATGAGTTTCAACTCACTCTTCCCCATACTGTGCATGCTGCTCACCTGGTAGTGTCACACTTGATTGCCTAAGCTATATCTTGGGAAACCACTTATCCGATTTTGATGAAACCACGCGCGgatatttgttagaaatgttataGTACTGACTCCTGTGGTGTGCTGTTTAAATCTGTGGTGAGGGATTTGTCTGGTACTAACACGCCTTGTTTAATTACAGGAGAAAATCGAAGAAGGGGaggagaagaaaagaaaaacagaaaacaaaagactGCGACACGTAAGTGTACAGTCACTGCACACAAACTCCATTCATATCTGTTCTAATAACACAGACAAGCAACCTTCATTCTAATGTGTTgtgtccccccctcccccatagGTGTCAACCTCCTCGCAGGTAACTGAAGTGCCACCAGGGGGACACAAAGCATCTTTTCTCCAGTATTTATTTTCCAGTCAGAGTAATGATGTTGGTAATCTTCTCAGCACTTTTAAGAAATGGTGCATTCCTCGTTGAGTGCTGAGCTGCAGGAACGCTATAGCGGATGAAGGACTGAATAACTTTT
The Acipenser ruthenus chromosome 18, fAciRut3.2 maternal haplotype, whole genome shotgun sequence DNA segment above includes these coding regions:
- the LOC117416693 gene encoding placenta growth factor-like, which encodes MRIFTNIIQLIAALLIQFSPAQTSSRANGTSEVMLFGEVWGRSFCRTIEKLVEVVQEYPAEVEHIFSPACVPLWRCAGCCGDENLECVPTDTYNVTMQLLKIKPAERREYVEMTFIEHQRCECRPRKDTFKNERRKSKKGRRRKEKQKTKDCDTCQPPRR